One Eriocheir sinensis breed Jianghai 21 chromosome 32, ASM2467909v1, whole genome shotgun sequence genomic region harbors:
- the LOC127006069 gene encoding uncharacterized protein LOC127006069 codes for MNTMLSLLPLLFTASFQATGASLSPDLNQHCPADITISGDEEWANISTAECVASKMEILLYMQLVPGFKGYRLVVWNDGWQIDNWFPLDKTCFTRDVEWWYFGVNINIGREDLYNRPYLRFEVYAGDCALHCHRIGSFTNKMYVTLVAHGPSRWRLKSPRPTCTLGGLSSNYTLMNCTPTVTTPTLTNPPTRTVTTLTTPTMTMTTNTTPTNTTTRTTPLLITASLPATAASLSTDLDQRCPADITISGDEEWANISTAACVASKMELLLYVHPDPGFKGYRLMAWKSDWQIDTWFPLDKTCFTGDADWWYFGVNLNIGWEDLYYRPYLQFEVNAGNCALNCHRLGYFTDKMYVTLVAHGRSRWRLKSPRPSCTVEGFNSNFSLINCTPTTTTPTMTNPPTRTVTTLTTPTNTTATTTPTTTIIITIAALVMIGVGVVVVWLVRKRIHHPREAVPRVPTRRGLAAFRGAGGAAADDDNYVDPPRVPTVLPRVGLVRGEWRVVEEVVDDDNYVDVVAVPRGQPPRQEPDYLYFGGEAGEEPIYEEIDAPRVSRVPPRVAPRQEGHGYLNMGDGIDLPAPLHVYENGDTDDGTYLTPRRAPPGTPSGATEG; via the exons ATGAACACCATGCTGTCCTTACTCCCGCTGCTTTTTACGGCATCGTTTCAAGCTACCGGAGCCTCCCTCAGCCCCGACCTGAACCAGCACTGCCCCGCCGATATTACCATTTCGGGGGATGAGGAATGGGCAAACATTTCCACCGCAGAGTGTGTGGCGAGCAAGATGGAAATATTATTGTACATGCAACTAGTTCCAGGCTTCAAGGGCTACAGGCTCGTGGTTTGGAACGATGGCTGGCAGATCGACAACTGGTTCCCGCTGGACAAGACTTGTTTCACTAGGGACGTTGAGTGGTGGTACTTTGGGGTAAATATAAATATTGGTCGGGAAGATTTATACAATCGTCCCTATCTTCGGTTTGAAGTATATGCTGGTGATTGTGCTCTTCATTGCCACAGAATAGGCTCCTTCACTAATAAAATGTATGTCACTCTTGTggctcacgggccctcaaggtggagattAAAGAGCCCGAGGCCAACATGCACTCTAGGAGGATTAAGTTCAAATTACACATTGATGAACTGCACCCCCACCGTCACCACCCCAACACTGACCAACCCCCCGACCCGTACAGTGACCACACTCACCACCCCTACAATGACAATGACCACAAACACCACCcctacaaacaccaccaccagaacaaccCCACTGCTTATTACTGCATCGTTGCCAGCGACCGCAGCTTCCCTCAGCACCGACCTGGACCAGCGCTGCCCCGCCGACATTACCATTTCGGGGGATGAGGAATGGGCGAACATTTCCACCGCAGCTTGTGTGGCGAGCAAGATGGAACTACTATTGTACGTGCATCCCGATCCAGGCTTCAAGGGCTACAGGCTCATGGCGTGGAAAAGTGATTGGCAGATCGACACCTGGTTCCCGCTAGACAAGACTTGTTTCACTGGCGACGCAGATTGGTGGTACTTTGGGGTAAATCTAAATATAGGTTGGGAAGATTTATACTATCGTCCCTATCTTCAGTTTGAAGTAAATGCTGGTAATTGTGCTCTTAATTGCCACAGATTAGGCTATTTCACTGATAAAATGTATGTTACCCTTGTGGCTCACGGGCGCTCAAGGTGGAGATTAAAGAGCCCGCGGCCATCATGCACTGTAGAAGGTTTCAACTCAAACTTCTCATTGATAAActgcacccccaccaccaccacacctacaATGACCAATCCCCCCACCCGTACAGTGACCACACTCACCACCcctacaaacaccaccgccaccaccacccctacaaccaccatcatcatcaccatagctGCGTTGGTGatgattggtgttggtgttgttgtggtgtggctggtgaGGAAGCGGATACACCATCCCAGAGAagcag TGCCCAGGGTGCCGACGCGGCGCGGGCTGGCCGCCTTCCGGGGCGCCGGGGGTGCGGCTGCCGACGACGACAACTACGTGGACCCGCCCAGGGTCCCCACAGTGCTCCCGCGCGTGGGGCTGGTGCGCGGAGAGTGGCGCGTTGTCGAAGAGGTTGTGGACGACGACAACTATGTGGACGTGGTCGCCGTGCCCCGGGGCCAGCCACCGCGCCAGGAGCCTGACTATCTGTATTTCGGCGGCGAAGCGGGCGAGGAGCCAATCTACGAAGAGATCGATGCGCCCAGGGTCTCCAGGGTGCCCCCGCGGGTGGCGCCGCGGCAGGAGGGACACGGCTATCTGAATATGGGCGACGGCATCGACTTGCCTGCACCTCTCCACGTGTACGAGAATGGAGACACAGATGATGGTACGTATCTCACCCCGAGGCGCGCACCCCCGGGCACACCCTCAGGAGCCACGGAGGGCTGA